In Monomorium pharaonis isolate MP-MQ-018 chromosome 3, ASM1337386v2, whole genome shotgun sequence, a genomic segment contains:
- the LOC105831279 gene encoding forkhead box protein D1 — MMPRPSRDTYGDQKPPYSYISLTAMAIWSSRDKMLPLAEIYKFIADRFPYYRKDTRRWQNSLRHNLSFNDCFIKVPRGPHRPGKGAYWALHPAALSMFENGSLLRRRKRFKLHKPDKELLKSELQALASAMPPPLPPPPPPPPQPPPPQPPPPPPQPQPQPESTGGIVDASATCPGNGLSLANLHRLRDDLLRWEIQERRMMVANHGGDFASFGRFDAAAAAAAAAAAAGLPAGPTAPEAATAGYYLLSPEVRQRLVAGGATDGSNEILRTYEAAALLHSATSWNFPGFPPVSPSYAVSQLPYIQQQTTASSRQAVIHPTRDERRLSSDRALENGPMITATERDTVFTGENTYEITAYNRGEKLAAEEEPLSSSSSSSSSSRINLYRSTALTTVASSPPTSPTSRSSYRHLSPISSLAVEVERTQLPSNREDQVVLTAASTEKRVKKPFTIENIIAPDDINEGSGDGGGGSGGGGVGTGGTGDEEASRLTDEPIAKKSSLLVPRPLYAGYSMSIATTGVQRPSYGTAT, encoded by the exons ATGATGCCGCGGCCCTCGCGCGATACCTACGGTGATCAGAAACCGCCCTATTCCTACATATCGCTTACGGCGATGGCGATATGGTCGTCGAGGGACAAGATGCTACCGCTCGCCGAGATTTACAAATTCATCGCCGACCGTTTCCCCTACTATAGGAAGGACACGCGACGATGGCAAAACTCCTTGAGGCACAATTTGTCCTTCAACGATTGCTTCATCAAG GTACCGCGGGGTCCGCATCGTCCAGGAAAAGGAGCTTACTGGGCATTGCATCCCGCCGCATTGTCCATGTTCGAGAACGGTTCGCTCCTTCGGCGACGGAAGCGCTTCAAGCTGCACAAACCGGACAAGGAGCTGCTCAAGTCCGAGCTGCAGGCGCTCGCCTCGGCGATGCCGCCGCCGttgccaccgccaccgccgccccCGCCGCAGCCGCCACCGCCGcagccgccgccaccgccgccacaGCCGCAGCCGCAGCCAGAATCGACCGGCGGGATCGTCGACGCGAGCGCGACGTGTCCCGGCAACGGTCTCAGCCTGGCGAATCTCCACCGTTTACGAGACGACCTGCTCCGATGGGAGATACAGGAGAGGCGAATGATGGTCGCGAACCACGGCGGAGATTTCGCCAGCTTCGGCCGATttgacgccgccgccgccgccgctgctgccGCTGCCGCTGCCGGGCTACCGGCTGGACCGACAGCGCCCGAAGCCGCCACCGCTGGTTACTATCTACTGTCACCCGAAGTCAGGCAGAGACTGGTCGCGGGCGGTGCTACCGATGGCAGTAACGAGATTCTCAGAACTTACGAGGCCGCGGCGTTGCTGCACTCTGCCACTTCCTGGAACTTTCCCGGTTTCCCGCCGGTCTCGCCGTCGTACGCGGTATCGCAACTGCCGTATATTCAGCAGCAGACTACCGCTAGCAGCAGACAGGCCGTCATCCATCCGACGCGGGACGAGCGCCGTCTGTCGAGCGACCGCGCCCTGGAGAACGGACCTATGATCACCGCTACGGAAAGAGATACGGTCTTCACGGGTGAGAATACTTACGAGATCACGGCTTACAATCGCGGCGAGAAACTCGCCGCAGAGGAGGAACCGCTCTCGTcatcctcgtcctcgtcctcgtcctccAGAATTAACCTCTATCGAAGCACCGCTCTGACCACCGTCGCCTCGTCACCACCGACGTCGCCTACCTCCAGGTCGTCCTATCGCCACCTCTCGCCGATCTCGAGTCTGGCGGTGGAGGTCGAACGTACTCAGCTGCCCTCCAATCGCGAGGACCAGGTCGTTTTGACCGCAGCGAGCACAGAAAAAAGGGTTAAAAAGCCATTCACCATCGAGAATATTATCGCGCCCGATGACATCAACGAGGGTagcggcgacggcggtggTGGCAGTGGCGGTGGCGGGGTTGGGACTGGTGGTACTGGCGACGAGGAAGCCTCGAGGTTGACCGACGAGCCGATCGCGAAAAAGTCTTCGCTTCTCGTGCCGAGACCTCTTTACGCCGGGTACTCGATGTCGATCGCAACCACGGGTGTTCAGAGGCCGTCCTACGGCACCGCCACTTGA